The proteins below are encoded in one region of Effusibacillus dendaii:
- a CDS encoding three component ABC system middle component: MSNLNKEIQNVQNPAFGAFIIWNFVRGYYSNNKSLVPFPLLFIVLPVIFREDISELLSSTNKPSGLRTFANKFLSTKVLKNDLVSNIHISASNMKELSLRSIQIALYSSLIALDYEEALAFPFTTTERKQEPKSIVKLGKASEKLGFWCSQLTLHEISQILKVRF; the protein is encoded by the coding sequence GTGTCCAACTTAAATAAGGAAATTCAAAACGTTCAGAACCCTGCATTCGGTGCATTTATTATATGGAACTTTGTAAGAGGCTATTATAGTAACAATAAATCCTTAGTCCCATTCCCTCTATTATTTATTGTTTTACCAGTAATATTTCGTGAAGATATTTCTGAATTGTTGTCTTCCACTAACAAGCCCTCGGGCCTACGAACATTTGCTAATAAATTTCTTTCAACAAAAGTGCTTAAAAATGATCTTGTATCCAATATTCATATAAGTGCATCAAACATGAAAGAACTATCACTTCGGTCGATCCAAATAGCTCTCTACTCTTCCCTCATCGCATTAGATTATGAGGAAGCCCTAGCTTTTCCTTTTACAACAACTGAACGAAAACAAGAACCTAAATCTATAGTTAAACTTGGAAAGGCTTCAGAAAAGTTGGGATTTTGGTGTTCCCAACTGACTCTTCATGAAATATCTCAAATACTAAAAGTGAGGTTTTAA
- a CDS encoding ABC-three component system protein: MGKTKRDTLKEEVKLANTHVPDKVYAYSLQVRHALYELQSCSSNDIVSVEVLEDVAVEKSDGTVDAIQLKSVLSNNNPISNRAKDLWKTLYNWLLSVTNHELDVHNTKFILFVTADREGSIASSFQDADTLEKAQAAWESAKQEFYKDTGEEKEFSDEYALYIRSFFKPENKLFASQIIQKFCLKTIQTNHTALLYETFCERAMLEEDLGDILFTYMLGWIDKRLSELVENKQPMCISYQEYRTELIAIRREYNQKQSLKELAPRPTEQEVQEEMNALRRYVEQLDVVECDYTEKIEAINDYLRASTNRTIWAKRGDISDGNLTSYQETLVKKWDTKRKILSLQNKHLNLSPEELGKLLYLECKNDPVNIDHLYVPDFFTAGCYHALSDDVEIGWHPNYKDIFMPGSGLSVQLK, encoded by the coding sequence GTGGGCAAAACTAAAAGAGATACACTAAAAGAAGAAGTTAAATTAGCTAACACACATGTTCCCGATAAAGTCTACGCCTATTCGTTACAAGTACGACACGCATTATACGAACTTCAGAGTTGTTCATCTAACGATATAGTAAGTGTAGAGGTTCTTGAAGATGTGGCTGTTGAAAAATCTGATGGAACTGTAGACGCAATACAGCTAAAAAGTGTTCTTTCAAACAACAATCCCATTTCGAATCGCGCGAAAGATCTATGGAAAACCCTTTATAATTGGTTATTATCTGTAACAAATCATGAACTTGATGTTCACAACACAAAATTCATCCTCTTTGTAACAGCAGATAGAGAAGGATCAATTGCGAGTTCCTTTCAAGATGCAGATACATTAGAGAAAGCACAAGCAGCTTGGGAATCTGCAAAACAAGAGTTTTATAAAGATACAGGGGAAGAAAAAGAATTTTCTGACGAGTATGCACTGTATATAAGAAGTTTTTTTAAACCTGAGAATAAGTTATTTGCAAGTCAAATCATTCAAAAATTTTGTTTGAAAACTATACAAACAAACCATACAGCTCTTCTTTACGAAACATTCTGTGAAAGGGCTATGCTAGAAGAAGATTTAGGAGACATTTTATTTACGTACATGTTGGGATGGATTGATAAAAGATTATCGGAATTAGTTGAAAATAAACAACCGATGTGCATATCGTATCAAGAATACAGAACAGAACTTATTGCGATCAGACGTGAATATAACCAAAAACAAAGTCTAAAAGAATTAGCTCCAAGACCGACCGAACAAGAAGTTCAGGAAGAGATGAATGCATTAAGAAGATATGTAGAACAATTAGACGTTGTGGAATGCGACTATACGGAAAAAATCGAAGCCATAAATGACTATCTCCGGGCCTCTACTAACCGAACAATTTGGGCTAAGCGCGGGGACATCAGTGATGGAAATCTGACAAGCTATCAAGAAACACTAGTAAAAAAATGGGATACTAAAAGAAAGATTCTCTCTCTTCAAAATAAGCATCTGAACCTTTCACCTGAAGAATTGGGGAAGCTATTGTATCTTGAATGTAAGAATGATCCAGTTAATATTGATCATCTTTATGTGCCAGACTTTTTTACTGCCGGATGTTATCACGCCTTATCTGATGATGTGGAAATTGGCTGGCATCCAAATTATAAAGATATTTTCATGCCAGGGAGTGGATTAAGTGTCCAACTTAAATAA
- a CDS encoding conjugal transfer protein, protein MNHKLIRYSMQIAMIKQLLALSLITESEFHLIKNKTMRDYGIISDLTS, encoded by the coding sequence ATGAACCATAAACTCATCCGGTACAGTATGCAAATCGCTATGATAAAACAATTGCTGGCATTATCTTTGATTACCGAAAGCGAATTTCATTTGATAAAGAACAAAACGATGCGGGATTACGGCATCATTTCGGACCTTACTTCTTGA
- a CDS encoding recombinase family protein, translating to MALEVEVIKASRKISDRNAGKLSDVLRVAPYARVSTDTEEQLSSYKSQVAYYTDLVSKRSDWVLVDIYADEAITGTQVTKREDFQRMINDCMDGKIDMIITKSISRFARNTLDTLKYVRMLKEKNIAVFFEDENINTLTMDGELLLVILSSVAQQEVENISANVKKGLKMKMKRGELVGFQNCLGYDYDVNTKQITVNQEEAEIVRYIFERYTSGIGAYVIAKELTEAGHKTKYGRVEWQDTTVLGIIKNEKYKGDLLQGKTFTVDPISKRRLDNYGEEDQFYVKNHHEPIVSEEVFEKAQDILHRRGENRRRGAKGKRDKYSRKFAFSSKLECAFCGSNLSRRNWHSGTPHEKVIWQCVTATKKGKKYCSHSKALEEKLIEGAFVESYKLVCRNNSDVLDELMKRMESVFSDQNNQKRLNKINSDIQATEQKRCRLIDLCLDEKIDRATYEQKYEELDTSLTKLLEEKEQLEQSAQDEIDLGKRLEHFRKVLQTNEVLTTFDRNVFESIVDKVIIGENSNQESPEPYKLTFVYKTGFHNSIQSKMHKQKKSLRSERGRVPSYSENNTCGVRIVNGFG from the coding sequence GTGGCTCTCGAAGTAGAAGTAATTAAAGCAAGTAGGAAAATATCCGATCGCAACGCCGGAAAGTTATCGGATGTTCTTCGCGTCGCCCCTTATGCCCGCGTAAGTACCGACACCGAGGAGCAATTGAGCAGCTACAAGTCGCAAGTCGCCTATTACACTGATCTCGTTAGCAAACGAAGCGACTGGGTGCTGGTTGATATTTATGCAGATGAAGCTATAACCGGTACTCAGGTAACGAAGCGCGAGGATTTTCAGCGCATGATTAACGATTGTATGGATGGGAAAATTGATATGATCATTACGAAGTCTATCTCCAGGTTTGCAAGAAATACGCTGGACACGTTGAAATACGTCCGAATGTTGAAGGAAAAGAACATCGCTGTATTTTTTGAAGATGAGAATATCAATACACTGACGATGGACGGCGAATTGTTGCTCGTCATTCTAAGCTCCGTAGCGCAGCAGGAAGTGGAGAACATCTCTGCCAACGTAAAAAAAGGTTTGAAAATGAAAATGAAGCGCGGCGAACTGGTGGGTTTCCAAAATTGTTTGGGATATGATTACGATGTGAATACGAAACAGATCACAGTTAATCAAGAAGAAGCCGAAATCGTCCGCTATATTTTTGAACGATATACATCGGGGATCGGCGCTTACGTTATTGCCAAGGAACTGACTGAGGCGGGACATAAGACCAAGTACGGAAGAGTCGAATGGCAGGACACAACCGTTCTTGGTATCATAAAGAATGAGAAGTACAAAGGCGATTTGCTGCAAGGAAAGACTTTTACCGTCGATCCCATTTCCAAGAGAAGACTGGACAATTACGGCGAGGAAGATCAGTTTTATGTCAAAAATCATCATGAGCCGATTGTCAGTGAGGAAGTATTTGAGAAGGCGCAGGATATATTGCATCGAAGAGGCGAGAATCGCCGCCGCGGCGCAAAAGGCAAGCGGGACAAGTACAGTAGAAAATTTGCTTTCAGCAGCAAGTTGGAATGTGCTTTCTGCGGAAGCAATCTCTCGCGGCGGAACTGGCACAGCGGAACCCCGCATGAGAAGGTGATTTGGCAGTGCGTAACGGCTACGAAAAAAGGGAAGAAATACTGCTCTCACAGTAAAGCCTTGGAGGAAAAGCTGATTGAGGGTGCTTTTGTCGAATCGTACAAATTGGTGTGCCGCAATAATTCGGACGTACTGGACGAGCTTATGAAAAGAATGGAATCAGTGTTTAGTGACCAGAATAATCAAAAGCGACTGAACAAAATTAACAGCGACATTCAGGCCACGGAGCAAAAACGTTGCAGGCTGATTGATTTGTGCCTGGATGAGAAAATAGACAGGGCTACTTACGAACAGAAGTATGAGGAACTTGATACTTCGCTTACTAAATTGCTCGAAGAAAAGGAACAGCTGGAGCAATCCGCACAAGATGAAATTGATTTGGGAAAGCGGCTTGAACATTTCCGCAAAGTGCTTCAAACAAATGAGGTTCTGACCACATTCGACCGGAACGTATTCGAAAGCATCGTTGATAAAGTGATTATTGGGGAGAATTCTAATCAGGAAAGTCCCGAGCCGTACAAACTGACCTTCGTCTATAAGACCGGTTTTCATAACAGCATCCAAAGCAAGATGCATAAGCAAAAAAAGTCCTTGCGAAGTGAAAGGGGGAGAGTGCCTTCCTATTCCGAGAACAACACATGTGGAGTGCGTATCGTCAATGGTTTTGGATAA
- the istA gene encoding IS21 family transposase, producing the protein MLRSGTMISLHELKAEGKSIREIARISGHSRNTVRRYLRSDGIPEAKPRPSRPSKLDPFKPQLQDLIRQGIFNCEVLLRLLQDQGYQGGRTILKNYVKDFRPPRQAPAIQRYETKPGEHAQVDWGICEYIDLDGHVRKVPVFVMVLGYSRAMYVEFTKRCDIHSFLRCLIHAFKYFGGIPKIMLTDQMKTVILGMEDDRKPRWHPLFADFAAAIGLIPKVCRVRRPQTKGKVERGIRFVKENFIPGRRFVDLGDLNQQAIHWCDEKNQRIHGTTGERPCDRLLQEGLQPLPDKERWMKYLQEPRRVSRDGFVSYDGVRYGVPWRYSGRDVTVREIHGRVEILLDGSPIAIHEKVHRSRAVVPLPGQYTGLVAASGHAHPRPQARQIPSYDVEVRSLDYYEQLAEVGV; encoded by the coding sequence ATGCTAAGGAGTGGGACAATGATATCATTGCACGAACTAAAGGCAGAAGGCAAGAGCATTCGTGAGATTGCAAGAATTTCCGGTCACTCACGAAACACCGTTCGGCGGTACCTGAGGTCAGACGGCATCCCCGAAGCGAAACCTCGTCCGTCACGACCTTCCAAACTCGATCCATTTAAGCCACAGTTGCAGGATCTCATAAGACAAGGAATTTTTAACTGTGAAGTACTTCTGAGATTGTTGCAAGATCAAGGGTATCAAGGTGGACGTACCATCCTCAAAAACTATGTGAAGGACTTTCGTCCTCCACGACAGGCCCCGGCGATCCAAAGATATGAAACAAAGCCTGGCGAGCATGCACAAGTGGATTGGGGGATCTGCGAATACATAGATCTCGACGGTCACGTACGAAAAGTTCCGGTGTTTGTGATGGTTCTGGGTTATTCCCGAGCGATGTATGTCGAGTTTACCAAGCGCTGCGATATCCACAGTTTTCTTCGATGCCTCATCCATGCCTTTAAATATTTTGGAGGTATCCCCAAGATTATGCTGACTGACCAGATGAAGACGGTCATTCTCGGCATGGAGGATGACCGGAAACCACGGTGGCACCCATTGTTTGCGGATTTTGCAGCTGCCATTGGGTTAATTCCTAAAGTCTGTCGTGTCAGACGTCCTCAGACCAAGGGCAAGGTCGAGCGTGGGATCCGATTTGTGAAGGAAAACTTCATTCCCGGACGACGGTTTGTTGACTTAGGGGATTTAAACCAGCAAGCCATTCACTGGTGTGACGAGAAAAACCAACGGATTCATGGAACCACGGGAGAACGCCCGTGTGACCGCCTGCTACAAGAGGGATTACAACCCCTTCCTGACAAGGAACGATGGATGAAGTACCTGCAAGAACCCCGCCGTGTCAGCCGGGATGGTTTTGTCAGTTATGATGGGGTTCGTTATGGAGTTCCTTGGCGCTACAGCGGCCGAGACGTTACCGTACGAGAAATTCATGGTAGGGTTGAGATCTTGCTGGATGGAAGCCCAATTGCAATCCACGAAAAGGTCCACCGCTCAAGAGCCGTTGTTCCCTTACCCGGTCAATATACGGGATTGGTGGCAGCAAGTGGACATGCTCATCCACGCCCCCAAGCCAGACAAATTCCGTCCTATGATGTCGAAGTGCGTTCTCTCGACTACTATGAACAGTTGGCGGAGGTGGGAGTATGA
- the istB gene encoding IS21-like element helper ATPase IstB — MIELEQARMRLEELGLGQAALLLDAQLEAASHSQSTYLSFLNSLLDAELFERQRRNLEVRTKLAHLPYRKTLEEFDCAFQPSIDERLIRELATMTFVNRNENVLFLGPPGVGKSHLSVALAVEVIRLGVSVYFVSLAYMMEDLRKAYEENRLEKRLRVYVRPKILVVDEVGYLPLDPVAANLFFQVVSARYERGSILMTSNKSFGEWGELVGDSVLATAILDRLLHHSHVINIRGNSYRLREKMRTGVYGTPNQGTN, encoded by the coding sequence ATGATCGAGCTGGAACAGGCGCGAATGAGACTTGAAGAACTAGGACTTGGGCAAGCAGCCCTTCTTCTGGATGCACAGTTGGAGGCTGCCAGCCACAGCCAAAGCACCTACTTGTCATTTCTAAACAGCTTGCTGGATGCAGAGTTATTTGAAAGGCAACGACGGAACCTCGAAGTCCGTACGAAACTCGCTCATTTACCTTACCGCAAAACACTTGAAGAGTTTGATTGTGCTTTCCAGCCGAGTATTGATGAACGCCTGATCCGAGAGCTGGCCACCATGACATTTGTAAACCGAAATGAGAATGTGTTGTTCTTAGGTCCACCGGGTGTAGGGAAAAGTCACTTGTCAGTTGCGTTGGCTGTGGAAGTCATACGCCTTGGCGTATCTGTTTATTTTGTAAGCTTGGCGTACATGATGGAAGATTTACGAAAGGCCTACGAAGAAAACCGCTTAGAGAAACGGTTACGAGTGTATGTACGGCCCAAGATCCTTGTAGTGGATGAAGTAGGCTATCTACCTTTGGACCCTGTAGCTGCGAATCTCTTTTTCCAGGTGGTGAGTGCACGTTATGAGCGAGGAAGTATCTTGATGACGAGCAATAAAAGCTTTGGAGAATGGGGAGAACTTGTTGGGGACTCGGTGTTGGCAACGGCGATTCTCGACCGTCTCCTCCACCACTCCCATGTCATTAACATCCGTGGAAACAGCTACCGCTTGCGAGAAAAGATGAGAACAGGTGTATACGGCACACCAAACCAAGGAACAAATTAA
- the chrA gene encoding chromate efflux transporter has translation MSDQEVKQNQNLSSIGSHNSSTKGSWFQILGVATRLGLTSFGGPIAHLGYFREEYVNRRKWLDEKSYADLVALCQFLPGPASSQVGIAIGMMRGGLLGGIASWIGFTLPSAIALMIFALVLQGFDVTNAGWLHGLMIVAVAIVAQAVWGMSRTLTPDRNRASIAIITAIITLVWPTAFGQVALIAAAGIFGWLFFPKGKVPDSPRLHFPISRRTAIVSWVLFLGLLAGLPLLRQMNASHVLAMFDSFFRVGSLVFGGGHVVLPMLQAEVVPTGWLTDTQFLAGYGAAQAVPGPLFTFAAYLGGAMNGLSGAVIALVAIFLPSFLLIAGALPFWDSVRSHPGFQSALSGINAAVVGILLAALYNPVWTKAINSPIDFGLAIAAFGLLMLWKLPPWVVVVFSAFGGAIIAALT, from the coding sequence ATGAGTGATCAAGAAGTCAAACAAAATCAGAACCTGTCCTCAATCGGTAGCCATAACAGCAGCACCAAAGGATCTTGGTTTCAAATTTTGGGTGTAGCCACTCGATTGGGTCTAACCTCTTTCGGAGGGCCCATTGCCCATTTGGGCTACTTTCGCGAGGAGTATGTCAACCGACGGAAATGGTTGGATGAAAAAAGCTACGCCGATTTAGTCGCCCTTTGTCAGTTTCTTCCCGGCCCAGCCAGCAGCCAGGTGGGAATTGCCATCGGGATGATGCGCGGGGGATTGCTGGGCGGGATTGCCTCTTGGATCGGGTTCACGCTGCCTTCCGCGATCGCCCTGATGATTTTTGCCCTTGTCCTTCAAGGATTTGACGTAACGAATGCGGGTTGGCTGCATGGGCTAATGATTGTCGCCGTCGCGATTGTAGCCCAAGCGGTGTGGGGGATGTCGCGCACCTTGACGCCTGATCGAAATCGAGCCAGCATTGCCATCATTACCGCGATCATTACGCTTGTTTGGCCCACCGCCTTTGGGCAGGTTGCACTCATTGCTGCAGCCGGTATATTCGGATGGCTCTTTTTCCCGAAGGGCAAGGTGCCTGATTCGCCACGTCTACACTTTCCCATTAGCAGAAGAACGGCGATCGTTTCGTGGGTTCTTTTTTTGGGATTATTGGCCGGCCTTCCGCTTTTACGGCAAATGAACGCATCCCATGTTTTGGCCATGTTTGATAGTTTCTTTCGCGTCGGTTCCCTCGTATTTGGTGGCGGGCATGTCGTCCTGCCGATGCTCCAAGCGGAAGTCGTTCCTACTGGTTGGCTGACAGACACGCAATTTCTTGCCGGCTACGGCGCCGCCCAAGCGGTACCGGGACCCCTGTTTACGTTCGCAGCCTATCTTGGCGGGGCAATGAATGGTTTATCAGGGGCGGTGATTGCTTTAGTCGCTATCTTTTTGCCGTCTTTCCTGCTAATTGCAGGCGCCCTGCCGTTCTGGGATTCGGTACGGAGCCATCCAGGCTTTCAGTCTGCATTAAGCGGCATAAACGCTGCCGTAGTGGGTATCCTGCTGGCCGCCCTTTATAACCCAGTATGGACGAAAGCGATTAATTCTCCAATTGACTTTGGTTTGGCGATTGCCGCTTTCGGGTTACTCATGCTGTGGAAACTGCCGCCATGGGTAGTCGTCGTTTTCTCCGCTTTTGGCGGGGCTATCATTGCTGCGCTAACTTAA
- a CDS encoding PadR family transcriptional regulator, with protein sequence MMIRDFFLGFIKIHILHHASKEPIYGAFLIEELAHHGYEISPGTIYPTLHSMEKSGYLHKEERLVHGKIRKYYVITDQGRVALKEAREKMKELVREVL encoded by the coding sequence ATGATGATTCGAGACTTTTTTCTTGGCTTTATTAAAATCCATATCCTTCATCATGCCAGCAAAGAGCCAATTTACGGCGCCTTTTTGATTGAAGAACTGGCGCATCATGGGTATGAGATTAGCCCGGGAACGATTTACCCCACCCTCCATTCCATGGAGAAAAGCGGTTATCTTCATAAGGAGGAAAGGCTAGTCCATGGGAAAATCCGCAAATATTATGTTATCACGGATCAGGGACGGGTTGCGTTAAAAGAAGCCCGCGAGAAAATGAAAGAACTCGTGCGCGAAGTATTGTAA
- a CDS encoding nucleotidyltransferase family protein: MNQFGISDKSFQLLLDTFIHYTQVEEVILFGSRAKGNYKKGSDIDLAIKGKECSASLALTLQSYINEELPIPYTVDVIDYNSLNHKELKEHIDRVGIKFYKR; the protein is encoded by the coding sequence ATGAATCAATTTGGTATATCAGATAAATCGTTTCAGTTATTATTGGATACTTTTATTCATTATACTCAAGTGGAAGAAGTGATCCTCTTCGGCAGCAGAGCAAAAGGCAATTACAAAAAAGGAAGCGACATTGATTTAGCAATTAAGGGAAAAGAATGTTCAGCGAGTCTGGCTCTGACATTACAATCCTATATTAATGAGGAATTGCCCATCCCTTATACGGTGGATGTAATAGACTATAATTCTTTGAATCATAAGGAATTAAAAGAACATATTGATAGAGTTGGAATAAAATTTTATAAACGATGA
- a CDS encoding nucleotidyltransferase substrate binding protein, with protein MSADTRWKQRFHNFEKAFKNLEEALAKTELSKLEKAGVIQIYQFTFELAWKTTKNYLEEKGVSVKFPRDTIKEAFKYEIIEDGELWLDMLQKRNLMAHTYDEALAELAYSLIADHYYAALRQVLLKLGAEQ; from the coding sequence ATGAGCGCCGATACAAGATGGAAACAACGCTTTCATAACTTTGAAAAAGCGTTCAAAAATTTAGAAGAGGCCCTGGCTAAAACGGAACTTTCCAAGTTAGAAAAAGCCGGAGTCATTCAGATTTACCAGTTTACCTTCGAGTTGGCATGGAAGACGACCAAAAATTACCTGGAAGAAAAAGGGGTTTCGGTAAAATTCCCCAGAGACACCATCAAGGAAGCATTTAAATATGAAATAATAGAAGATGGTGAACTATGGCTGGATATGCTGCAAAAGAGAAATCTCATGGCACACACTTACGATGAAGCCTTGGCAGAACTCGCTTATAGTTTAATTGCTGATCATTACTATGCCGCTTTGAGACAAGTCTTGTTGAAGCTGGGAGCAGAACAATGA
- a CDS encoding DUF6429 family protein — MKDEDVHLKQHIKELTLLLLYLNSWMEKEWGFEYRRSWKGYDFGALNELAEEGVITDSRRSKSVGITEAGEKKAKELMKKYLME; from the coding sequence ATGAAGGACGAAGATGTGCATCTAAAGCAACACATAAAAGAATTGACGCTCCTGCTTCTTTATCTTAATTCATGGATGGAAAAGGAATGGGGCTTCGAATATCGACGCAGTTGGAAAGGATATGATTTCGGCGCGTTGAACGAATTAGCTGAAGAAGGGGTGATCACGGACAGTCGTCGTTCTAAATCAGTCGGCATCACAGAAGCGGGTGAGAAAAAAGCTAAGGAATTAATGAAAAAATATTTAATGGAATGA
- a CDS encoding nucleotidyltransferase family protein, with protein MKALLLAGGLGTRLRPLTENLPKPMAPVGNRPWLEHLLLHLKREGIDEFVIAVKHYPEIIQNHLGDGSRFGVQIEYAIEQSLLGTAGAIKNAESLLSDRFLVVNADIIHEVSILPLVEYHIQHKGLVTIGLTEVEDPSHYGVVQQTDNGEIVRFVEKPKQDEAPSRRINAGIYVMEKEALQWIPKNKAVSIEKETFPLLIEKNVGVFGKIINGYWMDMGTNERYRKVHWDLLDRKCSFPLKEKEQGNGIWVGKDVQIGSGVLFLPPVLIGDQVHIGERSVIGPYAVIGDGCTIGKHVRCSETILWDDCKVHDSAQLSNCIFGYDLELGASHILYQAVMNRTAGVLQG; from the coding sequence ATGAAAGCTCTGTTATTGGCTGGTGGCTTGGGGACACGGTTACGACCCTTGACCGAAAATTTGCCGAAGCCTATGGCCCCGGTGGGCAACCGCCCATGGCTGGAACATCTCCTGTTGCATCTGAAACGGGAGGGCATCGATGAGTTTGTGATCGCAGTCAAACATTACCCGGAGATCATCCAGAATCACCTCGGGGATGGAAGCCGTTTTGGGGTTCAGATCGAGTATGCGATTGAGCAGTCTCTTCTTGGTACAGCCGGCGCAATCAAAAATGCCGAATCGTTGCTATCCGATCGTTTTCTCGTTGTGAACGCTGATATTATCCATGAAGTGTCGATTTTACCCCTTGTGGAATATCACATTCAGCATAAAGGACTTGTCACGATCGGCTTGACAGAGGTGGAGGATCCTTCTCATTACGGCGTTGTGCAGCAAACCGACAATGGTGAGATCGTACGTTTCGTTGAAAAGCCAAAACAGGACGAAGCACCGTCAAGACGAATCAACGCGGGAATTTACGTGATGGAGAAAGAAGCACTGCAATGGATTCCCAAAAATAAGGCTGTCTCGATCGAGAAAGAAACTTTCCCGTTATTAATCGAAAAGAACGTGGGAGTCTTCGGCAAAATAATTAACGGCTATTGGATGGATATGGGGACCAATGAAAGGTACCGGAAAGTCCATTGGGATTTGTTGGATCGCAAATGTTCGTTTCCTTTAAAAGAAAAGGAACAGGGAAACGGAATCTGGGTAGGAAAAGATGTGCAAATAGGGTCAGGTGTGCTGTTTCTTCCCCCTGTCCTGATTGGCGATCAGGTACATATTGGAGAGCGCAGCGTAATCGGCCCATACGCGGTGATTGGGGACGGCTGCACGATTGGCAAACATGTACGCTGTTCAGAAACCATTTTATGGGACGACTGCAAAGTGCATGATTCCGCTCAACTGAGCAATTGTATTTTTGGATACGATCTCGAACTGGGAGCCAGTCACATTTTATACCAAGCGGTAATGAACCGGACGGCGGGGGTGCTTCAGGGATGA
- a CDS encoding glycosyltransferase family 4 protein — MTQIAYVSTYIPKKCGLATYTHHLRQSVKDAKMWKGIDPVIALTDESERADFDSNAIWPLLKEQRSAYSKMAQKINRSHISLVSLQHEFGIFGGQAGSFILDFVRELNKPLITTFHTVFKNPEEPYRSIQQEIADRSDRIIVMNRKAISYLCSSFDLPEDKIVYLPHGTPVPNRQKRDDFRRSLQWTNRKVIMTFGLLSPGKGIEMILDVLPDVVRSVPEVLYVIVGQTHPEVKKREGEYYRHQLQELIRQKQLENNVMMVDRYVSEEELITYITACDLYITPYPGLQQITSGTLAYAIGLGRPVLSTPYSYAQDVLAMYGDQLLIPFDNRTKWSETIAAMLADPIELQQWEKRMERIGKLLHWPLVGKKHALLFLRTIQMAKEKFAGIGGNQVVSITG; from the coding sequence ATGACACAGATAGCTTATGTCAGTACGTATATACCGAAAAAATGTGGTTTGGCAACTTATACGCATCACCTTAGACAGAGTGTGAAGGATGCAAAAATGTGGAAGGGGATTGACCCCGTAATCGCGCTGACAGACGAAAGTGAAAGAGCCGATTTTGACAGCAATGCCATCTGGCCCCTGTTGAAGGAACAACGGAGCGCATATTCCAAAATGGCTCAAAAAATAAATCGCAGCCATATTTCTTTGGTATCACTGCAGCATGAATTTGGCATTTTCGGGGGACAAGCCGGGTCCTTTATTCTGGATTTTGTGCGTGAATTGAATAAACCGCTCATCACCACTTTTCATACGGTTTTCAAGAATCCCGAGGAACCTTACCGTTCCATTCAACAGGAAATTGCCGACAGAAGTGATCGAATCATCGTTATGAATCGTAAAGCCATAAGTTACTTATGCAGTTCTTTTGATCTACCTGAGGATAAAATCGTCTACCTTCCTCATGGAACACCGGTGCCGAATCGGCAAAAAAGGGATGATTTCCGCAGAAGCCTGCAATGGACCAATCGAAAAGTAATCATGACGTTCGGCCTTCTGAGTCCCGGAAAAGGAATTGAAATGATTTTGGATGTCCTGCCGGATGTGGTCAGGTCTGTTCCGGAAGTTCTATACGTCATTGTGGGACAAACCCACCCCGAAGTGAAAAAACGTGAGGGTGAGTACTACAGGCACCAGTTGCAGGAATTGATACGGCAGAAACAATTGGAGAACAACGTAATGATGGTGGACCGGTACGTCAGTGAGGAAGAATTGATCACGTATATCACCGCATGCGACCTTTACATCACTCCTTATCCGGGATTGCAGCAAATCACAAGCGGTACTCTGGCCTATGCAATCGGTCTTGGGCGGCCTGTTTTAAGTACTCCCTACAGCTATGCACAGGACGTGCTTGCAATGTATGGCGACCAGTTGCTGATTCCGTTCGACAATCGTACGAAATGGTCGGAAACCATCGCAGCCATGCTGGCAGATCCCATCGAATTGCAACAATGGGAAAAAAGAATGGAACGAATTGGCAAGTTACTGCATTGGCCGCTTGTTGGAAAAAAACATGCGCTCCTGTTTTTACGGACCATACAGATGGCGAAAGAAAAATTTGCGGGTATAGGAGGAAACCAAGTTGTATCGATCACCGGTTAG